A single Oncorhynchus tshawytscha isolate Ot180627B linkage group LG01, Otsh_v2.0, whole genome shotgun sequence DNA region contains:
- the nucb2b gene encoding nucleobindin-2b, translating to MLWSKAFCHNTVLLLSLWFCVEAVPIAVDKTEVETPEEKLEAPQSVDTGLHYDRYLREVIDFLEKDQHFREKLHNTDMEDIKQGKLAKELDFVGHQVRTKLDELKRQEVNRLRTLIKAKQDAEGGHEMNHKVLLKQFEYMNHMNPHTFEVEDLDKLIQSATNDLENYDQKRHEEFKRYEMMKEHERKEHLKNLDEEHRKDEEQHYEELRKKHADHPKINHPGSQDQLKEVWKESDGLDPNDFDPKTFFKLHDTNGDSYIDEQELEALFTKELEKMYRPNLDEDDMTEMEEERLRMREHVMNEVDTNKDRLVSLEEFLMSTNKKEFLEPDSWETLEQAPAYTDEEMKLFEEQLAQEESNLNQKNSDLQKQKEELERQQEKLNAQKAELQQAVEHMQIIKSEKANAAIDVKDGGSTVAVPPGGQALPVLPGDSLPLPPGHQQHLPASS from the exons ATGTTGTGGAGTAAAGCCTTCTGCCACAACACTGTGCTCCTCCTGAGCCTGTGGTTCTGTGTGGAAGCAGTGCCCATCGCTGTGGACAAGACTGAAGTGGAAACCCCAGAGGAGAAACTGGAGGCACCACAGAGTGTG gACACCGGGCTTCACTATGACCGCTACCTCAGGGAAGTCATTGATTTCCTGGAGAAGGACCAGCATTTCAGAGAGAAGCTCCACAATACAGACATGGAGGACATTAAG CAAGGCAAGCTGGCCAAAGAGCTGGACTTTGTCGGCCATCAAGTGAGGACCAAACTGGACGAGCTGAAGAGGCAGGAGGTGAACAGGCTAAGGACGCTCATCAAAGCCAAACAAGACGCTGAGGGAGGGCATG aAATGAACCACAAGGTGCTGCTCAAGCAGTTTGAGTACATGAACCACATGAACCCACACACCTTTGAAGTGGAGGACCTGGATAAGCTTATTCAATCG gctacTAATGACTTGGAGAACTATGACCAGAAGCGTCACGAGGAGTTTAAGAGGTACGAGATGATGAAGGAGCACGAGAGGAAGGAGCACTTGAAGAACCTCGACGAGGAGCATCGCAAAGACGAGGAGCAGCACTATGAAGAGCTGAGGAAGAAACACGCAGACCATCCTAAAATCAACCACCCT ggcagtCAGGACCAGCTGAAAGAGGTCTGGAAGGAGTCAGATGGTTTGGACCCAAATGACTTTGACCCCAAGACCTTCTTCAAACTCCATG acaccaatggagacagctacaTTGATGAGCAGGAGCTTGAAGCCCTGTTCactaaagag CTGGAGAAGATGTACAGACCCAATCTAGATGAGGATGACAtgacagagatggaggaggagagactgcgCATGAGGGAACACGTCATGAATGAG GTAGACACCAACAAGGACAGACTGGTCTCCCTGGAGGAGTTCCTGATGTCCACAAACAAGAAAGAGTTCTTAGAGCCAGACAGCTGGGAG ACTCTGGAGCAGGCTCCCGCGTACACTGATGAGGAGATGAAGTTGTTTGAGGAGCAGCTGGCCCAGGAGGAGAGCAACCTCAACCAGAAGAACTCAGATCTGCAGAAACAGAAGGAGGAGCTGGAAAGGCAGCAGGAGAAGCTCAATGCCCAGAAAGCTGAGCTGCAGCAG GCTGTGGAACACATGCAGATAATAAAATCAGAAAAAGCAAACGCCGCCATTGACGTTAAAG ATGGTGGCTCTACAGTAGCAGTGCCCCCTGGAGGTCAAGCATTGCCAGTACTACCAGGAGACAGCCTACCTCTACCCCCTGGTCACCAACAACACTTACCTGCAAGCTCTTAG